From a single Collibacillus ludicampi genomic region:
- a CDS encoding aldehyde dehydrogenase family protein — protein MSIKSYGLYIGGEWVETKESIPVYHKYTGEMIASVAKAEKHHVGDAVSTALNTFKNDVLTPFERYKILLKTTEIIEKRRTSLEYTLIREVGKTRKDAKGELDRTIETFRLCAEEAKRISGEMVPLHAIQGGENRLGFTIRVPKGVIVGITPFNYPLLLGTHKIAPAFAAGNTVVVKPAPTTPLTTMQLIEIMEEAGLPKGYVNVINGGAEVGEWLLDDERVAMYSFTGSAKVGRYIKERSGMRSVALELGNNSPNIVHADADLDWAAKQTASRSFHNAGQACIAVQRIFVHESVFNEFTDKYLSYVKQLKVGNPEDPDTDVGPMISEQEAIRAETWVQEAIAGGAKSLLPVRREGSILYPVVLVDTRPEMKVVCEEVFAPIVCLIPYRDIDEAFAQANDSKYGLQAGLFTRDLNLALKAAKTLEYGGVIINDVSTYRNDAMPYGGVKNSGIGKEGPYYAIREMTEERMVVINL, from the coding sequence ATGTCAATCAAATCCTATGGTCTGTATATTGGAGGGGAATGGGTAGAAACGAAAGAATCTATTCCTGTTTACCACAAGTATACAGGTGAAATGATAGCTTCAGTCGCAAAAGCAGAAAAACATCATGTTGGAGATGCGGTTTCTACGGCTTTAAATACTTTTAAAAATGATGTTCTCACCCCATTTGAACGATACAAAATTTTATTAAAAACGACGGAAATAATAGAAAAGCGTCGGACTTCTTTGGAATACACTCTTATACGTGAAGTAGGTAAAACTCGAAAAGATGCAAAAGGGGAATTAGATCGGACCATTGAAACGTTCCGTTTATGTGCTGAGGAGGCCAAGCGGATTTCTGGGGAAATGGTACCGCTCCATGCGATCCAGGGGGGCGAAAATCGGTTAGGATTCACCATCCGCGTACCGAAGGGAGTTATCGTGGGCATTACTCCATTTAATTATCCGCTTTTGCTAGGAACACATAAGATTGCTCCCGCTTTCGCAGCAGGTAATACCGTGGTGGTGAAACCAGCGCCAACAACGCCACTGACTACTATGCAATTAATAGAAATTATGGAAGAAGCAGGTCTTCCTAAGGGGTATGTAAATGTGATCAATGGTGGCGCTGAGGTCGGAGAATGGCTCTTGGATGATGAACGAGTTGCCATGTATTCATTCACGGGATCTGCAAAAGTCGGAAGATATATAAAAGAGCGAAGCGGGATGCGATCGGTAGCTCTGGAATTAGGGAACAACTCTCCCAACATCGTTCACGCTGATGCCGATCTGGATTGGGCAGCGAAGCAGACGGCAAGCCGAAGCTTTCATAATGCGGGGCAAGCCTGTATCGCTGTGCAGAGGATCTTTGTCCATGAATCCGTTTTTAATGAATTTACGGATAAGTACTTGTCCTACGTGAAGCAACTAAAGGTGGGCAATCCTGAGGATCCAGATACAGATGTGGGTCCTATGATTAGCGAGCAAGAAGCGATTCGCGCGGAAACGTGGGTTCAGGAAGCCATCGCTGGAGGGGCCAAATCTCTGCTGCCGGTCAGAAGAGAGGGATCGATCCTTTATCCAGTCGTCCTCGTCGACACTCGTCCTGAGATGAAAGTGGTTTGCGAAGAAGTGTTTGCCCCGATCGTATGTCTTATCCCTTACCGAGATATCGACGAGGCCTTTGCTCAAGCCAACGATTCCAAATACGGACTTCAGGCTGGTCTCTTTACCCGCGACTTGAACTTGGCTTTGAAGGCGGCAAAAACCTTGGAGTATGGCGGTGTAATCATCAATGATGTCTCCACGTATCGAAACGATGCGATGCCTTACGGAGGAGTCAAAAACAGCGGAATCGGTAAGGAAGGTCCCTATTATGCTATACGAGAGATGACGGAAGAGAGGATGGTGGTGATTAACCTATGA
- a CDS encoding FAD-binding oxidoreductase, protein MDLVRELRGILSEEQVTNNPTVLEQHGKDESYHTPSLPDVVVFPKDRYDVINILKFANNYKIPVTPFGLGSSLEGHVIPYQGGISIDFQLMNKILEVRPNDLLVRVQPGVTRSQLNKELKKYGLFFSVDPGADATLGGMAATNASGTTAVRYGVMRDQVRDLEVVLADGRIIHTGGLAAKSSSGYHLTGLFVGSEGTLGVFTELTLRVYGIPEAIMAARANFPSVKNAVDAAVAIISVGIPVARIELVDARSIRQVNLHSKTDFPETPTLFLEFHGNEDGLKKDMESARELAMENGCRGFEFETDSKRRAQLWEARHHLAYAFLHGYPGKKMMTTDICVPLTELSGAVERARETIDQSGIHGGVLGHIGDGNFHTLLMIDPNDPEEMQIAEQINASLVEYALSRGGTCSGEHGVGVGKAKYQRKEHGEALDVMLSLKQTLDPNGILNPGKIFR, encoded by the coding sequence ATGGATTTAGTCCGTGAATTGCGCGGTATATTATCGGAGGAACAAGTAACAAATAACCCAACTGTATTGGAACAACACGGAAAAGATGAGTCTTACCATACGCCCAGTCTGCCTGATGTAGTCGTTTTTCCAAAAGACAGATATGATGTAATCAATATTCTCAAGTTTGCAAATAACTACAAAATTCCGGTTACCCCGTTCGGATTGGGCAGCAGTTTGGAGGGACACGTCATTCCGTATCAAGGTGGCATCTCCATCGATTTTCAACTGATGAACAAAATCCTAGAGGTTCGTCCAAATGATTTGTTGGTTCGCGTACAGCCAGGTGTTACAAGAAGCCAGCTGAACAAGGAGTTAAAAAAATATGGGCTCTTTTTTTCAGTAGATCCTGGAGCTGATGCGACGCTGGGAGGAATGGCGGCAACGAACGCGAGCGGTACGACGGCGGTTCGCTATGGCGTAATGCGAGATCAGGTCAGGGATCTGGAAGTTGTCCTGGCAGACGGAAGGATCATCCACACGGGCGGACTTGCAGCAAAATCTTCTTCCGGCTATCATTTGACTGGGCTATTTGTGGGATCGGAAGGGACTTTGGGGGTATTTACGGAATTGACCCTGCGGGTCTATGGAATTCCGGAGGCGATCATGGCGGCGAGAGCAAATTTTCCATCTGTCAAAAATGCGGTGGACGCCGCCGTGGCGATCATCTCGGTCGGTATACCGGTGGCCAGGATCGAACTGGTTGACGCCCGATCCATCAGACAAGTAAATCTGCACAGCAAGACCGATTTTCCGGAAACACCTACTTTGTTTTTGGAATTCCATGGGAATGAAGATGGGTTAAAAAAAGATATGGAATCCGCTAGGGAACTTGCAATGGAGAATGGGTGCCGTGGGTTCGAATTTGAGACGGATTCAAAGAGAAGGGCGCAACTGTGGGAAGCTCGCCATCATTTGGCGTACGCTTTTTTACACGGGTATCCGGGCAAGAAGATGATGACAACCGATATTTGCGTACCTTTGACAGAACTGTCGGGAGCTGTTGAACGTGCGCGCGAGACTATCGATCAATCGGGAATTCACGGGGGTGTTCTCGGACACATTGGAGACGGTAATTTTCATACATTGCTGATGATTGACCCCAACGATCCGGAAGAGATGCAGATAGCGGAGCAAATCAATGCCAGCCTTGTCGAGTATGCGCTAAGCCGTGGTGGCACCTGTTCGGGGGAACATGGGGTAGGTGTCGGAAAAGCAAAATATCAGCGAAAAGAGCATGGGGAAGCGCTGGATGTTATGCTCAGTCTTAAGCAGACTTTAGACCCGAACGGGATATTGAATCCAGGAAAGATTTTTCGCTAA
- a CDS encoding IS4 family transposase, producing MDKDKDTLLSAFGKWVEPLFQCNFQEKVDQNQQDKYAKKLTTKSYVLLFLHAILQKRESLRAVAADILNPHMQEFLQLDSISYSQLSRKHRQVDTDLLAHLFFSLVGKIQCMAANPAGRKPYKIIDSTTISLCLSKYRWASFRKTKAGIKIHVSLAFVDHDEVYPEQIRLTTAKPNDITQMDSLIDDSEAIYVFDRGYVDYKKFDDYCRRGIGFVTRLKDNATFYLLESQVLHESPVLADTKVLLGSPQKPMDHVLRLVEAKDSQGNDIRIITNCFDLSAEEISDIYRTRWAIELFFKWMKQHLRIKTFYGLSETAVWNQVYLALITYCLMILMKMQIQTTKSLLELLRSLKAFLWCDYIEWFKYNRSSKKRRR from the coding sequence ATGGACAAGGATAAGGATACCCTACTTTCGGCATTTGGTAAATGGGTTGAACCACTTTTTCAGTGTAATTTTCAAGAAAAAGTAGATCAAAACCAACAAGATAAATACGCTAAGAAGCTTACTACGAAATCTTACGTCCTGTTATTTCTGCACGCCATCTTGCAAAAACGTGAAAGTTTACGTGCCGTTGCGGCAGATATCTTGAATCCTCATATGCAAGAATTCTTGCAATTAGATTCCATCAGCTATTCGCAACTTTCACGGAAACACCGTCAGGTGGATACCGATCTACTCGCTCATCTGTTTTTTTCTTTAGTTGGAAAAATCCAATGCATGGCTGCTAACCCTGCCGGGCGGAAGCCATACAAAATCATAGACTCAACTACGATCAGTTTATGTTTATCAAAATACCGCTGGGCGAGCTTTCGGAAAACCAAAGCGGGAATAAAAATCCACGTGAGCTTGGCATTTGTCGATCATGATGAAGTCTATCCTGAACAGATTCGTCTAACGACGGCGAAGCCTAATGACATCACACAAATGGATTCCTTGATTGATGATTCGGAAGCCATCTATGTGTTTGATCGTGGTTATGTCGATTACAAGAAATTTGATGATTATTGCCGTAGGGGAATAGGCTTTGTTACCCGTTTGAAGGACAATGCAACGTTCTACCTTCTGGAATCTCAAGTGCTTCATGAGAGTCCTGTCCTTGCGGACACAAAAGTGTTGCTAGGATCCCCTCAAAAGCCCATGGATCACGTACTTCGACTGGTCGAGGCAAAGGATTCACAGGGCAATGACATAAGAATTATTACCAACTGTTTTGATTTGTCAGCAGAAGAGATCAGTGACATATATCGTACACGATGGGCAATCGAATTGTTTTTTAAATGGATGAAACAACATTTGAGAATCAAAACGTTTTATGGTCTCTCCGAAACGGCGGTTTGGAACCAAGTGTATCTTGCTTTGATCACCTATTGTCTGATGATTCTAATGAAGATGCAAATTCAAACTACCAAAAGCTTATTGGAGTTGCTTCGAAGTCTAAAGGCCTTCTTATGGTGCGATTACATAGAATGGTTCAAGTACAATAGATCATCGAAAAAAAGGCGAAGGTAA
- a CDS encoding MFS transporter — protein sequence MASDATTLGEQTLRKVSRRIIPYIFLLYIVAFLDRVNLGYVALDMNKSLGLSSQVFGLISGIFFFGYFIFEVPSNILMHRVGARIWIARILISWGIVVVITAWAQNATHLYILRFLLGLAEAGFFPGIILYITYWFRAKEQARAFALFMTALAASNIVGAPVSTWIMDHIHWLGMPGWRWVFVLEGLPAIIMGIMTYFYLTDRPEDAHWLTQEEKEWLKTELQREHEAKQRVKQYTTAEVLTNSRVWHLSLIYFTQVLGLYGIGFWMPTIIKAFSKILTNTQVGLITMIPYIVGAAGMIWWARRSDRTGERRMHAAIPPIVGALGLIGAGMTSNPYVSIMMMAIATAGIYSFFGPFWALPAMFLSESAAAVGIAVINSIGNLGGFVGPYMLGVLKDATGSVTVGLIFLSVSLIVTSLLIFAIRKEHVGSSFFPSSDVEAQ from the coding sequence ATGGCTAGTGATGCAACAACCTTAGGAGAGCAAACGCTCCGTAAAGTTTCAAGGCGAATTATTCCTTACATTTTTCTTCTGTATATCGTTGCGTTTCTGGACAGGGTGAATCTAGGATATGTCGCCTTGGACATGAACAAGTCTCTTGGATTGTCCAGTCAGGTATTCGGTCTCATCTCCGGAATTTTCTTTTTTGGTTATTTCATTTTTGAAGTTCCTAGCAACATTTTGATGCACCGTGTTGGCGCACGCATCTGGATCGCCCGGATTCTGATCAGTTGGGGAATTGTCGTCGTGATTACTGCGTGGGCGCAAAACGCCACTCACTTGTACATTTTGCGGTTTCTGCTCGGATTGGCGGAAGCAGGATTTTTTCCGGGAATTATTTTGTATATCACATACTGGTTCCGGGCTAAAGAGCAGGCACGCGCTTTTGCACTTTTCATGACGGCTCTGGCGGCCTCCAATATTGTCGGGGCTCCCGTATCCACATGGATTATGGATCACATTCATTGGTTGGGTATGCCAGGCTGGCGTTGGGTATTTGTTCTGGAGGGATTGCCGGCTATCATCATGGGGATTATGACCTATTTTTATTTGACGGATCGTCCAGAAGACGCGCACTGGCTGACACAGGAAGAGAAGGAATGGTTGAAAACCGAATTACAGAGGGAACACGAGGCCAAGCAACGAGTCAAACAGTATACGACCGCAGAGGTTTTAACGAATTCCAGGGTTTGGCATCTTTCACTCATTTACTTTACCCAGGTATTGGGCCTGTACGGAATCGGATTCTGGATGCCAACAATTATTAAAGCATTTTCCAAAATACTGACAAACACTCAGGTTGGTCTGATCACAATGATTCCTTACATTGTAGGCGCCGCCGGAATGATATGGTGGGCCCGACGTTCCGATCGGACGGGAGAGAGACGCATGCATGCTGCAATTCCGCCGATAGTCGGGGCTCTAGGGTTAATTGGTGCAGGCATGACTTCGAACCCCTACGTCTCAATCATGATGATGGCGATCGCCACGGCAGGGATTTACAGTTTCTTTGGACCGTTCTGGGCTTTGCCGGCGATGTTCCTCAGCGAATCGGCGGCGGCAGTAGGGATTGCGGTCATTAACTCTATCGGAAACCTAGGTGGATTTGTGGGACCGTATATGCTGGGCGTATTGAAGGACGCCACAGGAAGTGTAACAGTAGGGTTGATATTTTTAAGCGTTTCACTTATTGTAACCAGCCTTTTAATCTTTGCCATTCGGAAAGAGCATGTGGGATCATCGTTTTTCCCTTCGTCCGACGTGGAGGCTCAATAG
- a CDS encoding SDR family oxidoreductase: MSNGYLQGKTAIVTGAGSGMGKAIAKLFVEQGANVAIADLNREAAERVAAELSTNRARAFGTDVTSDASVASMVKGTLETFNRIDVLINCAGVPQVFTPIEELSEVQWDRILAVNTKSIFLTARHVVPFMKAQKNGSIVNIASIAGIRARPGLNAYCASKGAAIILTKALALELAPYKIRVNAINPGPAETPMIGQFLKGNETEVEEDKKKIFLNSVPLGSLIQPEDIAQAALYLASDLAKMVTGEILNVDGGRGI, encoded by the coding sequence ATGAGTAACGGGTACCTGCAAGGAAAAACAGCCATTGTAACAGGTGCGGGGTCTGGAATGGGGAAAGCGATTGCCAAATTATTTGTAGAGCAGGGGGCGAATGTGGCGATCGCCGATTTGAATCGGGAAGCTGCGGAGAGGGTTGCGGCAGAACTGAGCACCAACCGTGCCCGAGCCTTTGGAACCGATGTGACGAGTGATGCAAGTGTTGCTTCCATGGTAAAGGGAACGCTTGAAACGTTCAACCGGATTGATGTCCTGATAAACTGTGCGGGTGTTCCACAAGTATTTACTCCGATTGAAGAATTGAGTGAGGTACAGTGGGATAGGATTCTAGCGGTTAACACCAAATCGATCTTTCTGACAGCTCGACATGTCGTTCCGTTCATGAAAGCACAGAAAAACGGCTCCATTGTCAATATAGCTTCCATCGCTGGAATTCGGGCTCGTCCGGGATTGAACGCGTATTGTGCTTCAAAGGGAGCGGCTATTATATTGACGAAGGCACTGGCACTCGAATTAGCCCCGTACAAAATCCGGGTCAATGCGATTAATCCAGGACCGGCGGAAACTCCGATGATCGGTCAGTTCCTGAAAGGGAATGAAACGGAGGTGGAAGAGGACAAGAAAAAAATCTTTTTAAACAGTGTTCCGTTAGGGTCTCTGATTCAACCAGAGGATATTGCACAGGCTGCTCTTTACTTGGCTTCCGATCTGGCAAAAATGGTGACCGGAGAAATCCTTAATGTGGATGGGGGGCGTGGAATATAA
- a CDS encoding tartrate dehydrogenase: MQHYSVAVIPGDGIGPEVMQEGLKVLEAIENIHGGLRFACDQFDWNCNYYLRHGRMMPENGLNILKDYDVILLGSIGAKEVPDHISVWELILPIRRAFQQYVNLRPIKLLRGLESPLRNKGYEDLDFVVVRENTEGEYSNMGGRLHEGTPYELAVQNNVFTRHGIERVVKYAYSLAKRRRKKRVTAATKSNGINHSMPFWDEIVKEIATEHPEIETNVYHIDALSAYFITKPEEFDVVVASNLFGDILTDLGAAIGGGLGLAPSGNINPERIYPSMFEPIHGSAPDIAGKGIANPIAQIWSISLMLEHLQQMEMSQLILQGIEEVLCEGKVRTADLGGNASTIEMGEEITKRILREHGMSCGRF, translated from the coding sequence GTGCAACACTACTCAGTGGCTGTGATTCCCGGCGATGGAATTGGCCCAGAGGTGATGCAAGAAGGGTTAAAGGTTCTTGAGGCCATTGAAAACATCCATGGGGGCTTGCGATTTGCTTGTGACCAATTTGACTGGAATTGTAATTACTATTTGCGGCATGGTCGAATGATGCCTGAAAACGGTCTCAATATACTGAAAGACTATGATGTAATCCTTCTGGGGTCGATTGGGGCAAAAGAAGTTCCTGATCACATTTCAGTATGGGAGCTAATCCTTCCGATCCGCCGAGCTTTTCAACAGTATGTGAACTTGCGGCCAATCAAACTTCTTCGCGGTTTGGAAAGTCCGCTACGTAATAAGGGATATGAGGATCTTGACTTTGTTGTGGTTCGGGAGAACACCGAAGGGGAATATTCGAACATGGGGGGGCGGCTGCATGAAGGAACCCCTTACGAACTGGCCGTGCAAAACAATGTCTTTACCCGGCACGGGATTGAACGGGTCGTGAAATATGCTTATTCCCTTGCGAAAAGAAGAAGAAAAAAAAGGGTAACGGCTGCCACTAAATCAAACGGGATCAATCATTCCATGCCTTTTTGGGATGAGATAGTAAAAGAAATCGCGACAGAGCATCCAGAAATTGAAACGAATGTATACCATATTGACGCCCTATCTGCTTATTTTATTACCAAACCGGAAGAGTTTGACGTCGTGGTAGCAAGCAATCTATTCGGGGATATTCTAACGGATTTAGGGGCGGCAATCGGGGGGGGATTGGGTTTAGCTCCTTCGGGCAACATTAATCCGGAACGAATTTATCCGTCCATGTTTGAACCGATTCATGGCTCAGCCCCGGATATCGCCGGAAAAGGGATTGCCAATCCGATCGCGCAAATTTGGAGCATTAGTTTGATGCTGGAACATCTTCAGCAAATGGAAATGAGTCAGTTGATCCTTCAAGGAATCGAGGAGGTTTTGTGCGAGGGAAAAGTGAGGACGGCAGATCTTGGCGGAAACGCTTCAACAATCGAAATGGGGGAAGAAATCACCAAACGAATTCTAAGGGAACATGGAATGTCATGTGGGAGGTTTTGA